A stretch of the Paramormyrops kingsleyae isolate MSU_618 chromosome 16, PKINGS_0.4, whole genome shotgun sequence genome encodes the following:
- the LOC111852300 gene encoding ATP synthase subunit beta, mitochondrial-like, translating into MLGAVGRCSAGVLQALKPVANPLKTFSGAPAALYSRRNYAAAAAPTAKPAAAAGRIVAVIGAVVDVQFDEGLPPILNALEVSGRDSRLVLEVAQHLGENTVRTIAMDGTEGLVRGQKVLDTGAPIRIPVGPETLGRIMNVIGEPIDERGPITTKQTAPIHAEAPEFTDMSVEQEILVTGIKVVDLLAPYAKGGKIGLFGGAGVGKTVLIMELINNVAKAHGGYSVFAGVGERTREGNDLYHEMIESGVINLKDTTSKVALVYGQMNEPPGARARVALTGLTVAEYFRDQEGQDVLLFIDNIFRFTQAGSEVSALLGRIPSAVGYQPTLATDMGTMQERITTTKKGSITSVQAIYVPADDLTDPAPATTFAHLDATTVLSRAIAELGIYPAVDPLDSTSRIMDPNIVGTEHYDVARGVQKILQDYKSLQDIIAILGMDELSEEDKLTVARARKIQRFLSQPFQVAEVFTGHLGKLVPLKDTIKGFKSILAGEYDPLPEQAFYMVGPIEEVVQKAEKLAEEHS; encoded by the exons ATGTTGGGAGCTGTGGGACGCTGCAGCGCGGGGGTTTTGCAGGCTTTGAAGCCTGTTGCCAATCCGCTGAAAACCTTCAGTGGAGCCCCGGCAGCTCTTTATTCGC GCAGGAACTATGCTGCTGCGGCTGCGCCGACGGCTAAACCCGCTGCCGCCGCTGGCCGTATTGTGGCGGTCATCGGTGCCGTTGTCGATGTCCAGTTTGATGAGGGCCTTCCTCCTATTCTCAATGCGCTGGAAGTATCTGGTCGTGATTCCAGGCTGGTGCTGGAGGTTGCACAGCATCTAG GGGAGAACACAGTGCGCACTATTGCCATGGATGGTACTGAAGGTCTCGTACGTGGACAGAAGGTTCTTGACACCGGGGCACCCATCAGAATCCCAGTGGGACCAGAGACCTTAGGCAGGATCATGAACGTCATTGGGGAGCCAATCGATGAGAGGGGGCCCATCACCACCAAGCA GACTGCTCCCATCCACGCAGAAGCCCCCGAGTTCACAGACATGAGTGTGGAGCAGGAGATTCTGGTCACTGGCATTAAGGTGGTCGACCTGCTTGCTCCTTATGCCAAGGGTGGCAAAATTG GTCTCTTTGGTGGTGCTGGTGTGGGCAAGACTGTCCTTATCATGGAGCTGATCAACAATGTGGCTAAGGCCCATGGTGGGTACTCTGTGTTTGCTGGGGTTGGAGAGCGCACCCGTGAAGGAAATGACCTGTATCATGAAATGATTGAATCTGGTGTCATCAACCTGAAGGACACCACCTCAAAG GTAGCGTTGGTGTACGGGCAGATGAATGAGCCCCCCGGTGCCCGTGCGAGAGTGGCTTTGACTGGTCTCACTGTTGCCGAATACTTCCGCGATCAGGAGGGACAGGATGTGCTGCTCTTCATTGACAATATCTTCAGATTCACCCAGGCTGGATCAGAG GTATCTGCTCTGTTGGGTCGTATTCCATCTGCTGTGGGTTATCAGCCCACTCTGGCCACTGATATGGGTACCATGCAGGAGAGGATCACGACCACCAAAAAGGGCTCCATCACCTCAGTTCAG GCCATCTATGTGCCTGCTGATGATTTGACTGATCCTGCTCCTGCCACCACCTTTGCCCACTTGGATGCCACAACTGTGCTGTCTCGTGCTATTGCTGAGCTGGGTATCTACCCTGCTGTTGACCCCCTTGACTCCACCTCCCGTATCATGGATCCAAACATAGTGGGAACTGAACACTATGATGTGGCCCGTGGTGTACAGAAGATCCTGCAG GACTACAAATCCCTCCAGGATATCATTGCTATCTTGGGTATGGATGAGTTGTCTGAAGAAGATAAGCTGACTGTTGCTCGTGCTCGCAAGATCCAGCGTTTCCTCTCTCAGCCTTTCCAAGTGGCTGAGGTCTTCACTGGCCATCTAGGCAAACTTGTGCCCCTCAAGGACACCATCAAAGGATTCAAGAGCATTCTGGCAG GCGAGTACGATCCCCTGCCTGAACAGGCGTTCTACATGGTTGGGCCTATCGAAGAAGTAGTCCAGAAAGCTGAGAAACTCGCAGAAGAACATTCGTAA
- the zgc:172182 gene encoding coiled-coil domain-containing protein 89, with translation MASPHKNPKDLEKMITDTKQDMDDVHVALEKLRSLSEDDVSDTEVLRSRIDEQSGLICILKHRADEMLLRCQALERINEELENLRQDVQKELEDEKERSSQLEQRFKDLATNHEELISFKDEYKKQNGQLTEENERLREENENLYREKVKEKEDIILKLTQELKDLAEQHKHLESEYQEKTTGFQTKLKELMSLHQSKEASLQNELHSTQKQLKDAVDMYTELNLQLRQTREKDAMIATELQEKLEVLPKKDELEDLSALKRIIQKKEEELKLLESQRQEEEQARAAAEQRFETEAEAVNADLKVRDLHAALDQSEQACSELKEDFEAYKKHSSELLAKEKELNAKLRQMIG, from the exons ATGGCATCACCGCACAAAAACCCAAAGGACCTCGAAAAGATGATCACGGACACCAAGCAG GACATGGATGATGTTCACGTAGCACTGGAAAAGCTCCGGAGTCTGTCCGAGGACGACGTGAGTGATACGGAGGTCCTGCGGTCGAGAATAGACGAGCAGTCCGGTTTGATTTGCATCCTGAAACACAGGGCGGACGAGATGCTTCTGCGGTGCCAGGCTCTCGAGCGGATCAACGAGGAGCTGGAGAACCTGCGTCAGGATGTGCAAAAAGAGCTGGAAGATGAGAAGGAGAGGTCTTCACAGCTGGAACAGCGATTCAAAGATCTGGCAACAAATCACGAGGAGTTAATTAGCTTCAAGGACGAGTATAAAAAGCAGAATGGGCAGCTGACCGAGGAGAACGAGAGACTTCGTGAAGAAAACGAGAACCTTTACAGAGAAAAAGTCAAAGAAAAAGAGGATATCATCCTAAAATTAACCCAGGAACTGAAGGATCTAGCAGAGCAACACAAACATCTAGAGTCTGAGTATCA GGAAAAAACAACTGGATTTCAGACTAAACTCAAAGAACTCATGAGTCTCCATCAATCTAAAGAAGCCTCTTTACAAAATGAATTGCATAGCACCCAGAAGCAGCTCAAAGATGCAGTGGACATGTACACAG AGCTGAACCTGCAGCTCAGACAAACAAGGGAAAAGGATGCAATGATAGCGACTGAACTGCAAGAGAAGCTGGAGGTCTTACCGAAGAAGGATGAGCTAGAGGACCTGTCAGCCCTGAAGAGAATAATACAG aaaaaagaagaagaacTTAAGCTCCTGGAAAGTCAGAGACAAGAGGAGGAGCAGGCCAgagcagcagcagagcagag GTTTGAAACGGAAGCGGAGGCTGTGAATGCAGATTTGAAAGTGAGAGACCTCCACGCGGCCCTTGACCAATCCGAACAAGCCTGCAGCGAGTTGAAGGAG GATTTTGAGGCCTATAAAAAACACAGCAGCGAGCTCCTCGCAAAGGAAAAAGAATTAAATGCCAAACTACGTCAAATGATCGGTTAA